One region of Streptomyces leeuwenhoekii genomic DNA includes:
- a CDS encoding 3-deoxy-7-phosphoheptulonate synthase, with the protein MRRFLPAAASCPADRTLARRLDAALARPAAQQPHWPDPARARTVLRRLDRADPIVVPEETAVLSARLASVARGEAFLLQGGDCAETFADTTEPHLRANLRTLNEMAGVLAGAAGLPVVKVARMAGQWAKPRSRVLDPHGLPVYRGDIVNSAQATTAARTPDPDRMLRAHAHAARAMDIVRAAAPGGDVHVSHELLLLDYERSVLWVDTGCPEPRLSSGLADFLWIGERTRRLDGAHLAFAELLSNPVGVKIGPGVTPELAVEYVRRLDPHGTPGRLTLVSRMGHDRVRDVLPPIVEKVNASGHEVIWQCDPMHGNTRTSRNGYKTRHFDQVADEIAGFFEVHRRLGTHPGGLHVEVTGEDVTECLGGTPALTEADLPARYRTACDPRLNAAQSLQLAHLVADLLRG; encoded by the coding sequence ATGAGGCGGTTCCTTCCCGCTGCCGCGTCCTGCCCGGCGGACCGGACGCTGGCTCGCCGGCTCGACGCGGCGCTGGCCCGGCCCGCCGCGCAGCAGCCGCACTGGCCGGATCCCGCACGGGCGCGCACGGTCCTGCGCCGGCTGGACCGCGCGGACCCGATCGTCGTACCGGAGGAGACGGCCGTACTGTCGGCGCGGCTGGCGTCCGTCGCCCGCGGCGAAGCGTTCCTGCTCCAGGGCGGCGACTGCGCCGAAACCTTCGCCGACACCACCGAGCCGCACCTGCGGGCCAATCTGCGTACCCTGAACGAGATGGCGGGGGTGCTGGCCGGTGCGGCCGGGCTGCCCGTGGTGAAGGTGGCGCGGATGGCCGGGCAGTGGGCCAAGCCCCGCTCCCGCGTGCTCGACCCGCACGGCCTGCCGGTCTACCGCGGCGACATCGTCAACTCCGCGCAGGCCACCACCGCCGCCCGCACCCCCGACCCGGACCGGATGCTGCGCGCCCACGCCCACGCGGCCCGCGCCATGGACATCGTCCGCGCGGCCGCGCCCGGCGGCGACGTCCACGTCAGCCACGAACTGCTCCTGCTCGACTACGAGCGGAGCGTGCTGTGGGTGGACACCGGCTGCCCCGAACCCCGGCTCTCCAGCGGCCTGGCGGACTTCCTGTGGATCGGCGAGCGCACCCGCCGCCTCGACGGCGCCCACCTCGCCTTCGCGGAGCTGCTGTCCAACCCCGTCGGCGTGAAGATCGGCCCCGGAGTGACACCGGAACTGGCCGTCGAGTACGTACGCCGCCTCGACCCCCACGGCACCCCGGGCAGGCTGACCCTGGTCAGCCGGATGGGACACGACCGCGTCCGGGACGTGCTGCCGCCGATCGTGGAGAAGGTCAACGCCTCCGGGCACGAGGTGATCTGGCAGTGCGACCCGATGCACGGCAACACCCGCACCTCCCGCAACGGCTACAAGACCCGGCACTTCGATCAGGTCGCCGACGAGATCGCCGGGTTCTTCGAGGTGCACCGGCGGCTCGGCACCCACCCCGGCGGCCTCCATGTGGAGGTCACCGGGGAGGACGTCACCGAATGCCTCGGCGGCACCCCCGCGCTCACCGAGGCCGACCTGCCCGCCCGCTACCGCACCGCCTGCGACCCGCGGCTCAACGCCGCCCAGTCCCTCCAACTCGCCCACCTCGTCGCGGACCTGCTACGCGGCTGA
- a CDS encoding 3-dehydroquinate synthase family protein, which yields MTTTDATPLPARDSDGTVTVPVRLGERSYDVLVGPGVRAALPEVIGRLGARRAVVVSARPAQWVPDTGVETLLLPARDGEHHKTLATVEALCGEFVRFGLTRSDVVVSCGGGTTTDVVGLAAALYHRGVAVVHLPTSLLAQVDASVGGKTAVNLPAGKNLVGAFWQPSAVLCDTDQLATLPRRELLSGLGEIARCHFIGAPDLRGLPLTEQIAASVTLKADIVARDERDTGVRHLLNYGHTLGHALEVATGFALRHGEAVAIGTVFAGRLAGALGRIAPSRVAEHLDVVRHYGLPHALPDDLDPAVLVRQMRRDKKAISGLAFVLDGPAGAELVEDVPQDVVTGVLAEMPRLPLDRLTGAAPAQAAPA from the coding sequence ATGACCACCACCGACGCCACACCCTTGCCTGCCCGGGACAGCGACGGCACGGTGACCGTCCCGGTGCGGCTCGGCGAACGCTCCTACGACGTCCTCGTCGGACCCGGTGTGCGCGCCGCGCTGCCCGAGGTGATCGGGCGGCTGGGCGCCCGGCGGGCCGTCGTCGTGTCGGCCCGGCCCGCGCAGTGGGTGCCCGACACCGGCGTGGAGACCCTGCTGCTGCCCGCCCGCGACGGCGAACACCACAAGACGCTTGCCACCGTGGAGGCGCTGTGCGGTGAGTTCGTACGGTTCGGGCTGACCCGGTCGGACGTCGTCGTCTCCTGCGGCGGCGGCACCACCACCGATGTCGTCGGGCTGGCGGCCGCCCTCTACCACCGGGGCGTGGCCGTCGTCCACCTGCCGACCTCGCTGCTGGCCCAGGTCGACGCCAGCGTCGGCGGGAAGACGGCGGTGAACCTGCCGGCGGGCAAGAACCTCGTCGGCGCGTTCTGGCAGCCCAGCGCGGTGCTGTGCGACACCGACCAGCTGGCGACGCTGCCGCGGCGGGAACTGCTCAGCGGCCTCGGCGAGATCGCCCGCTGCCACTTCATCGGCGCACCCGACCTGCGCGGGCTGCCGCTCACGGAGCAGATCGCGGCCTCCGTGACGCTCAAGGCGGACATCGTGGCCAGGGACGAACGGGACACCGGGGTCCGGCATCTGCTCAACTACGGCCACACGCTGGGCCACGCGCTGGAGGTGGCGACCGGTTTCGCGCTGCGGCACGGTGAGGCGGTGGCGATCGGCACCGTGTTCGCGGGCCGGCTGGCGGGAGCCCTGGGCCGCATCGCGCCGTCCCGGGTCGCCGAGCACCTGGACGTCGTACGCCACTACGGGCTGCCGCACGCCCTGCCCGACGACCTCGACCCCGCGGTCCTCGTCCGCCAGATGCGGCGGGACAAGAAGGCGATCAGCGGACTCGCCTTCGTCCTGGACGGGCCCGCGGGCGCCGAACTGGTCGAGGACGTGCCGCAGGACGTGGTCACCGGCGTGCTGGCCGAGATGCCGCGCCTGCCGCTGGACCGGCTGACCGGCGCGGCCCCGGCACAGGCGGCACCGGCATGA
- a CDS encoding arylamine N-acetyltransferase, with the protein MFDVDGYLRRIGCAGETGVDLATLRRLQRRHLQAIPYNSAAYALVDGVHVVDLDEDAAFDRSIAAGQGGACYHLNRLFHRLLKELGYDVTLLAGSTAEGRDTFGTEVEHMFNRVRLDGADWLVDVGYPGPTYLEPLRVCDTVQSQYGSQFRLVERDSGLVLQRRGAATRWGGVYTFTLTPRRWSDWKELEDRFRHMVADPGRSDTQEILCGRAVGTGQVMLKQRRYLTVRDGREQVRTITDDDEHRALLSRILSGDLDRAPADDTRGTS; encoded by the coding sequence GTGTTCGACGTGGACGGCTACCTCCGGCGGATCGGCTGCGCCGGTGAGACCGGCGTGGACCTCGCGACGCTGCGCAGGCTCCAGAGACGGCACCTCCAGGCGATCCCCTACAACAGCGCCGCCTACGCCCTCGTCGACGGCGTGCACGTCGTCGACCTCGACGAGGACGCCGCCTTCGACCGCAGCATCGCGGCCGGGCAGGGCGGCGCCTGCTACCACCTGAACCGGCTCTTCCACCGGCTGCTGAAGGAGCTGGGCTACGACGTGACGCTGCTCGCGGGCAGCACCGCCGAGGGCCGCGACACCTTCGGCACCGAGGTCGAGCACATGTTCAACCGGGTCCGTCTGGACGGCGCCGACTGGCTGGTGGACGTCGGCTACCCCGGCCCCACCTACCTCGAGCCGCTGCGGGTCTGCGACACCGTGCAGTCCCAGTACGGCAGCCAGTTCCGGCTCGTGGAGCGGGACTCGGGTCTCGTGCTGCAACGCCGGGGCGCGGCCACCCGCTGGGGCGGCGTCTACACCTTCACCCTGACGCCCCGCCGGTGGAGCGACTGGAAGGAGCTCGAGGACCGGTTCCGGCACATGGTGGCCGACCCGGGCCGCTCCGACACCCAGGAGATCCTGTGCGGGCGGGCCGTCGGCACCGGCCAGGTCATGCTGAAGCAGCGCCGGTACCTCACCGTCCGCGACGGCCGTGAGCAGGTGCGCACCATCACCGACGACGACGAGCACCGCGCCCTGCTGTCCCGCATCCTCTCCGGCGACCTCGACAGGGCCCCGGCCGACGACACAAGGGGGACCTCATGA
- a CDS encoding beta-ketoacyl reductase, translated as MAAGTDDLARSRMNRRGGLLPLTPAEGMALFDAAVRTGQSLLVPAKLDLRGVRAEAAAGAGVPHLLRGLVRAARQQAHTGPTGDDRGQLAGRLAALPAEGQAVLLLDLVRAQAADVLGHGSGHPIDPDQGLFEIGFDSLTAIELRNRLRGLTGHRLAPNLVFAHPTPALIAAHLHELLCGAQPAAPVPVSV; from the coding sequence ATGGCGGCCGGGACCGACGACCTCGCCCGGTCGCGGATGAACCGCCGCGGCGGGCTGCTGCCGTTGACGCCTGCGGAGGGCATGGCGCTCTTCGACGCCGCCGTGCGGACCGGGCAGTCGTTGCTGGTGCCCGCCAAGCTCGATCTGCGCGGGGTGCGCGCCGAGGCGGCGGCCGGGGCCGGTGTGCCGCATCTGCTGCGGGGGCTGGTCCGGGCGGCGCGGCAGCAGGCGCACACCGGGCCCACCGGTGACGACCGCGGGCAGCTCGCCGGCCGGCTGGCCGCGCTGCCCGCCGAGGGGCAGGCGGTGCTCCTGCTCGACCTGGTGCGGGCCCAGGCGGCGGACGTCCTGGGGCACGGCTCCGGGCACCCCATCGACCCGGACCAGGGGCTGTTCGAGATCGGTTTCGACTCGCTCACCGCGATCGAGCTGCGCAACCGGCTGCGCGGCCTCACCGGGCACCGGCTCGCCCCCAACCTCGTCTTCGCCCACCCCACCCCCGCCCTGATCGCCGCGCACCTGCACGAGCTGCTGTGCGGCGCGCAGCCCGCGGCCCCCGTGCCGGTCTCCGTGTGA